A window from Kovacikia minuta CCNUW1 encodes these proteins:
- a CDS encoding ABC transporter permease, whose protein sequence is MTATQNIPTPAQPARRSRAKPFNWKAWQPYLLAAPQTIVFLLFLVLPIAAIVTVSFWNFNGFAMTPGFTLNNYLGIFTSKVYLSTYLNTFKFAFLVWSVCLLISYPVAYFLSFHIKNPKWQTIWFLICTVPFLTSNIIRMISWIPFLGREGLINNALMGLHLTQKPVEIFLFSDFSVVLAMVHLYALFMVAPIFNSMVRIDRNLVAAAEDAGASPFQIQKEIILPLSAPGIAIGSIFVITLVMGEFATMRIMSGGKSSSVGYLIKNQLDSLQYPMAAANAVVLLIIALIIVFSILRVVDIRKEL, encoded by the coding sequence CAACCGTATCTGCTGGCAGCACCGCAAACCATTGTGTTTCTGCTGTTTTTGGTCTTGCCGATCGCCGCGATCGTCACCGTTAGCTTCTGGAATTTCAATGGCTTTGCCATGACACCGGGCTTTACGTTGAACAATTATTTGGGCATTTTCACGTCCAAAGTGTATCTGTCTACCTATCTCAACACGTTCAAATTCGCGTTTCTGGTCTGGTCGGTGTGTCTGCTGATTAGTTACCCCGTCGCGTACTTCTTGTCCTTCCACATCAAAAATCCCAAGTGGCAAACCATCTGGTTTTTGATTTGCACCGTGCCCTTTCTCACGTCCAATATCATTCGCATGATTTCCTGGATTCCCTTTCTGGGTCGTGAAGGTTTAATCAACAATGCGCTGATGGGATTGCACCTCACACAAAAGCCCGTTGAAATCTTTTTGTTTTCTGACTTTTCGGTGGTGCTGGCAATGGTGCATCTCTATGCGCTGTTTATGGTGGCACCGATTTTCAATAGCATGGTGCGGATCGATCGCAACTTAGTGGCCGCTGCTGAAGATGCGGGTGCTTCGCCCTTTCAGATTCAAAAAGAAATTATTCTGCCGCTGTCTGCGCCGGGAATCGCGATCGGTTCTATCTTTGTCATCACACTGGTAATGGGTGAATTTGCCACGATGCGGATTATGAGCGGCGGCAAATCATCTTCTGTTGGCTATTTGATTAAGAACCAACTCGACAGTTTGCAATATCCAATGGCTGCCGCTAATGCCGTTGTGCTTCTAATCATTGCGTTGATCATTGTGTTTTCCATTCTCCGCGTTGTTGATATTCGCAAGGAGCTGTAA
- a CDS encoding ABC transporter permease, producing MAEMKKKPLSHYLLAGFFGLFVLFLYGPMFAVFLLSLQGPEGQLTFPMRGFSFYWLGAVFGEQRVGNFVEAFWRSLTLGLIVMVITVIFSVMAGLAFRSRFKGSNLVFYLTISSLIVPSILVSLGIGIVFGLVGIDNQWYSSALAGHLTWTLPFAFLIMLGIFGRFNPAYEEAARDLGASETTTFWQVVFPLIASSVVGVGLLGFTLSYDEFTRTSLISGETNTLPLEIFGMTTNVTSPALYALGTLTTIFSFVLIGVALFAIQALANRQSKPKQG from the coding sequence ATGGCTGAAATGAAAAAGAAACCACTTTCGCATTACCTCCTGGCAGGGTTCTTTGGACTCTTTGTGTTGTTTTTGTACGGTCCTATGTTTGCCGTGTTTCTGCTCTCGCTACAAGGACCAGAGGGTCAATTAACGTTTCCCATGCGTGGCTTTAGCTTCTACTGGCTGGGTGCGGTGTTTGGTGAACAACGAGTGGGGAATTTTGTCGAGGCATTCTGGCGGTCGCTCACCCTTGGCTTGATCGTCATGGTCATTACAGTGATCTTCAGCGTGATGGCAGGGCTGGCGTTCCGCAGCCGTTTCAAAGGCTCAAATCTGGTCTTTTACCTGACCATTTCTAGCCTGATTGTGCCAAGCATCCTGGTTTCGCTCGGTATCGGCATTGTCTTCGGTCTGGTCGGCATCGATAATCAATGGTATTCATCGGCTCTAGCAGGACATTTAACCTGGACCTTGCCGTTTGCGTTCCTAATCATGCTTGGGATTTTTGGTCGTTTCAACCCCGCCTACGAAGAAGCAGCTCGTGATTTGGGCGCAAGTGAAACAACGACCTTCTGGCAGGTGGTGTTTCCCTTGATTGCCTCCAGCGTCGTTGGGGTTGGGCTGCTAGGCTTCACGCTTTCGTATGATGAGTTCACCCGCACCTCCTTGATTTCGGGCGAAACCAACACGCTGCCGCTGGAAATCTTTGGCATGACAACCAACGTGACATCCCCAGCGCTGTACGCCCTCGGCACGCTAACCACGATTTTCTCGTTTGTGCTGATTGGGGTCGCGCTCTTTGCCATTCAAGCCCTTGCAAACCGCCAGAGCAAACCGAAGCAGGGGTAG